In Cycloclasticus sp., a single genomic region encodes these proteins:
- a CDS encoding EAL domain-containing protein: MKEIHPSTLIDLIDSQRYGVEYQPIIGVSNNETYAYEALSRFYDESKQAIAPDTVYAALHDSPLSLFQVEYQQKCIQLSSAPNNERIFINLDQDSYFASGIATDDNPFLQLFNSHLKNDITVELIENSHINDAKMSLEMIKVMLSNNIKSAIDDVFAPLSMLSLEVIQFVDYIKLDKCVVQRKNDKQFIKLVELLIEHARFSDKEVILEGIENKEDLAFASTLGVDYVQGFLFKDRFITYSN, translated from the coding sequence ATGAAGGAAATACACCCAAGTACATTAATTGATTTAATCGACAGCCAAAGATACGGGGTCGAGTACCAACCTATTATAGGCGTATCAAATAATGAGACTTATGCATACGAGGCCTTATCAAGGTTCTATGATGAATCAAAGCAAGCCATCGCGCCAGATACCGTTTATGCGGCACTACATGACAGCCCGTTGAGCCTATTTCAAGTTGAATACCAACAAAAATGCATTCAACTTTCATCGGCTCCCAATAATGAAAGGATTTTTATTAACCTTGATCAAGACTCCTATTTTGCCAGCGGCATTGCGACCGATGACAATCCATTTCTGCAATTATTTAACAGCCATTTAAAAAACGATATTACGGTTGAGCTTATCGAGAACTCGCATATTAACGATGCGAAAATGAGCCTAGAAATGATTAAAGTGATGCTATCTAATAATATTAAAAGCGCTATTGATGATGTTTTTGCTCCACTATCGATGCTTTCACTTGAGGTTATTCAGTTTGTTGATTATATAAAACTCGATAAATGCGTGGTTCAACGTAAAAATGATAAGCAATTCATAAAACTTGTTGAGTTACTCATTGAGCACGCTCGGTTCTCAGATAAAGAAGTGATTTTAGAGGGCATAGAAAACAAAGAAGACTTGGCGTTCGCCTCCACATTAGGGGTTGATTATGTGCAAGGCTTTTTATTCAAAGACAGGTTTATCACGTATTCCAATTAA